The stretch of DNA CACTCCACGGAGCCCGGCGACATCATCTCGATCGGCGCGGCATGGGTCACGGCAAAGGACAGCGCATCCGAACAGCAGCATGAACCCACTATTGATATCTGGGTGGCCGACACGGGGTGCGGCATCAGCGCCGCGGACCAGGAGCGGATCTTCGACCGGTTCGCCCGCGCCGGCGTATCGAGGGGTGTCGAGGGATCCGGACTGGGCCTGCCCATCGTCAAGGCGATCGCCGAAGCGCACGGCGGCTCCGTACGGCTGTCATCACGGGTCAACGTGGGCAGCAGGTTTGTCCTCTCCCTTCCGTCAGGAACATCGTGGCTCGCATTCTGATCGCCGACGACGAGCCACGGATCGCCGCCTTCATCGCCAAGGGCCTCACGGCGGCCGGCTACACCACGTCGTCAGTGGAGGACGGCATCCGGGCGCTGGACTACGGCAGTTCCGGTGAGTTCGACCTGCTGATCCTGGACATCGGGATGCCGCGGATGGACGGCTTCGGCGTACTCTCGGCCCTGCGCGCCATGAACTGCACCGTTCCGGTCATCGTGCTGACGGCCCGGGATTCCCTTCCGGACACGCTGGCAGCGCTCGACGGCGGCGCGGATGACTACATGAGCAAGCCGTTCCGTTTCGAGGAGCTGCTTTCGCGCATCCGGCTTCGGCTTCGGGACGCTCCGGCAGTGCCGGCGGCGGTGGCCCCCGCAAGCGGGGACGTCAGCCTGGATGTGGACCTCCGGTGCGCCAACGTGCGGGGCCGCACAGTGTCCCTGTCCGCCCGCGAGTTCGCCATGGCCCGCGTGTTCGTGGAGAACTCCGGCAAGCTGCTGAGCCGGGAACAGTTGCTCAGCCGGGTCTGGGGCTACGACTTCGACGGGTCCTCGAACGTGGTGGACGTCTACGTCGGGTACCTCCGCACCAAGCTGGGCCCGGAGCACTTCCAGTCCGTCCGGGGAGCCGGCTACCGCTTCACCCCGGTCCCTGCCGGCCCAACGAGTCCCGAGCCGGCACCGTGAACAGCCTGAATCACAACCCTGACCCATGGATGAGAGGTCTCTCATGGAAGATTCATTTCCCTTTCACAGCGGCGAGGAAGAGTGGTGGAACCAGCAAATGAAAGGAAGACCAATGTCCAAGCTGTGGTACCTCCCCCTCGCCGCCGTCCTCGGCGCTGCCAGCCTGACCGTCTGGGCCCAGGCGAATGCCGGGCCGCCTCCCGCCGTCTCCCCCGGCGTCGTGGTCTCCAATGTTGATTCCGGCAGCAAGCCGGCGACCTTCGAAGACTCGCCCAAGCCCGACGATTCGCCGTCAGCACTGGCCACGCCCACACCGACCGCCAGCATCACGGCGGTGCCCGAGCACACTCCGGAAACCCAGATCGTGCCGGCCCAGCCGGTGACCCTGCCTCCGGTCCAGGTCACGCACGCCCCCGGTCCTGTGGACGACAAGGGCGGGCTCCGCGCCCCGGGTGTCTCCGACGACGGCCCCACCCACGACCTCAACGACGACAAGGGCGGCCTCCGCGCACCGGGCGTCTCCGACGACGGCGCTGCGCACGACCTCAACGACGACAAGGGCGGCCTCCGCGAACGGGACGCTTCCGACGACGGCAAGGGCCACGATTCCACGGACGATAAAGGCGGGGACCGCTAGCGTTCCTTGGAATCACCAAGCTTTTCCCTAGAACGCTCCTCCACCATGGCTTTGCGTAGCCGGCTCAACTGGGAAGCCGGCGCTACTGGGGAGCAGTCACGGCATGGGGAAAGCACCTCGCGCAACAGCGTGCAGACGAAATGGCACCACCACCGGAGCAGGGCTGCGTGCCCTTGCAGCATCAGGGGCACTGGCGCTGGTGGCATCCATGGGCCTGCCTCCGTTGGCAGCCCAGGCCGTACAGGCCCCGGTCGGCTCCGGATTCACCGTCACCCCGGCCGATCTGTCCTACATCCTCAAGCAGATCAAGATCGCCGAAGCGCACGTGGCAAATACCACGTCCGCCACCGGCCCGTGCGGGGCGCTGATCGGCACCGGACCCAACCAGCTTGCCAGCCCGCTGTTGTCCCA from Pseudarthrobacter chlorophenolicus A6 encodes:
- a CDS encoding response regulator transcription factor, which codes for MARILIADDEPRIAAFIAKGLTAAGYTTSSVEDGIRALDYGSSGEFDLLILDIGMPRMDGFGVLSALRAMNCTVPVIVLTARDSLPDTLAALDGGADDYMSKPFRFEELLSRIRLRLRDAPAVPAAVAPASGDVSLDVDLRCANVRGRTVSLSAREFAMARVFVENSGKLLSREQLLSRVWGYDFDGSSNVVDVYVGYLRTKLGPEHFQSVRGAGYRFTPVPAGPTSPEPAP